From Nocardioides daedukensis, the proteins below share one genomic window:
- a CDS encoding MFS transporter: MIRGLVADTRPLRNEHFRRLWLANIVTVVGAQLTVVVVPAQIYAITGSSAYVGLTGVFGLVPLIVFGLWGGALADAMDRRKLLLITTVGLIVTSGLFWAQAAAGNENVWLLLGLFSVQQAFFAINQPTRSAVLPKLLPAHLLPAANSLNMTVMMAGAIAGPLVGGSLIPVLGYSWLYLVDTVCLFATLFAVTALPALPVEGLASTPGLRSVIEGLRYLRGHPVLMMSFVVDLIAMIFGMPRALFPEMAHTDFGGPDEGGLAFALLFAAIPAGAVLGGIFSGWVSRISRQGLAVVIAILVWGLAMAFFGIFVGFANGSGGVMLGCAVAMLMVGGAADMVSAAFRQSMLMTAASDDVRGRLQGVFIVVVAGGPRIADVAHGGAAALAGTASAAAGGGFLVVVLTVVAALAAPAFVRYRLAKPDEPAEEKS; the protein is encoded by the coding sequence GTGATCAGGGGCCTCGTCGCAGACACGCGACCACTGCGCAACGAGCATTTCCGGCGCCTCTGGCTGGCCAACATCGTCACCGTCGTCGGCGCCCAGCTGACGGTGGTCGTCGTCCCCGCGCAGATCTATGCGATCACCGGCTCCTCGGCATACGTCGGCCTCACCGGCGTCTTCGGTCTCGTCCCGCTGATCGTCTTCGGGCTGTGGGGCGGCGCGCTCGCGGACGCGATGGACCGGCGCAAGCTGCTGCTGATCACCACGGTCGGGCTGATCGTCACCAGTGGACTGTTCTGGGCCCAGGCCGCCGCAGGCAACGAGAACGTCTGGCTGCTGCTCGGCCTGTTCTCCGTGCAGCAGGCGTTCTTCGCGATCAACCAGCCGACCCGCTCCGCGGTGCTGCCCAAGCTCCTGCCAGCGCACCTGCTGCCGGCAGCCAACTCGCTGAACATGACCGTGATGATGGCCGGCGCCATTGCCGGCCCGCTGGTCGGCGGATCCTTGATCCCGGTGCTCGGCTACTCCTGGCTCTACCTGGTCGACACCGTGTGCCTGTTCGCCACCCTCTTCGCCGTCACCGCTCTCCCGGCACTCCCGGTCGAGGGGCTCGCCTCGACGCCGGGGCTGCGCTCGGTGATCGAGGGACTGCGCTATCTGCGTGGGCACCCGGTGCTGATGATGTCCTTCGTCGTCGACCTGATCGCGATGATCTTCGGGATGCCACGAGCGCTGTTCCCCGAGATGGCGCACACCGACTTCGGCGGTCCGGACGAGGGCGGCCTCGCCTTCGCGCTGCTCTTCGCGGCGATCCCGGCGGGGGCAGTGCTCGGCGGGATCTTCTCCGGGTGGGTCTCCCGGATCTCACGCCAAGGTCTGGCCGTGGTGATCGCGATCCTGGTCTGGGGCCTGGCGATGGCCTTCTTCGGCATCTTCGTCGGCTTCGCGAACGGCTCCGGCGGGGTCATGCTCGGCTGCGCGGTGGCGATGCTGATGGTCGGCGGCGCCGCGGACATGGTCTCGGCCGCGTTCCGGCAGAGCATGCTGATGACGGCGGCGAGTGACGACGTACGCGGCCGGTTGCAGGGCGTCTTCATCGTGGTCGTCGCCGGTGGTCCGCGGATCGCCGACGTGGCCCATGGCGGTGCCGCTGCGCTGGCCGGTACGGCGAGTGCCGCCGCCGGTGGTGGTTTCCTTGTCGTGGTGCTCACCGTCGTCGCTGCCCTGGCGGCACCGGCGTTCGTGCGCTATCGGCTGGCCAAGCCGGACGAACCGGCAGAGGAGAAGTCGTGA
- the pntB gene encoding Re/Si-specific NAD(P)(+) transhydrogenase subunit beta, with product MDIESASFAAYLVAGLLFILALAGLSKHESAGLGNSFGIAGMVVALVATIALAFDREPSGLGIGLMIVAIVVGAAIGLQRAKVVEMTGMPELIALLHSFVGAAAVLVGWNAYLHAEHEGPGSEAVQLLEFQDMLGIHSAEVFIGVFVGGVTLTGSIVAYLKLSAKMKSAPLVLPGKNFINLGALVLFVALTVWFVIDPQLWLLILVTILALALGWHLVASIGGGDMPVVVSMLNSYSGWAAAASGFLLNNPLLIITGALVGSSGAFLSYVMCKAMNRSFISVIAGGFGIEAGPSADKDYGEHRETNAEAVAEMLGDAKSVIITPGYGMAVAQAQYGVAQLTSKLRDKGVDVRFGIHPVAGRLPGHMNVLLAEAKVPYDVVLEMDEINDDFAETDVVLVIGANDTVNPAASEDPTSPIAGMPVLTVWEAKNVVVFKRSMASGYAGVQNPLFFRENSAMLFGDAKDRVEDILRAL from the coding sequence ATGGATATCGAATCTGCATCCTTTGCGGCCTACCTCGTAGCAGGCCTCCTGTTCATCCTCGCCCTGGCCGGCCTCTCCAAGCATGAGTCCGCCGGCCTGGGCAACTCCTTCGGCATCGCCGGCATGGTGGTTGCGCTGGTCGCGACGATCGCGCTGGCCTTCGACCGGGAGCCCTCGGGCCTGGGCATCGGCCTGATGATCGTTGCGATCGTCGTCGGCGCCGCGATCGGCCTCCAGCGGGCCAAGGTCGTCGAGATGACCGGCATGCCCGAGCTGATCGCGCTGCTGCACTCCTTCGTGGGTGCCGCTGCCGTGCTGGTCGGCTGGAACGCCTACCTGCACGCCGAGCACGAGGGTCCGGGCAGCGAGGCTGTCCAGCTGCTCGAGTTCCAGGACATGCTCGGCATCCACTCGGCCGAGGTCTTTATCGGCGTCTTCGTCGGTGGCGTCACCCTGACCGGTTCGATCGTGGCCTACCTGAAGCTCTCGGCGAAGATGAAGTCCGCGCCGCTGGTGCTGCCGGGCAAGAACTTCATCAACCTCGGTGCGCTCGTGCTCTTCGTGGCGCTGACCGTCTGGTTCGTCATCGACCCGCAACTGTGGCTGCTGATCCTGGTCACGATCCTTGCGCTCGCGCTCGGTTGGCACCTGGTCGCCTCGATCGGCGGCGGCGACATGCCGGTCGTCGTGTCGATGCTCAACTCCTACTCCGGCTGGGCCGCTGCGGCATCGGGCTTCCTGCTCAACAACCCGCTGCTGATCATCACCGGCGCCCTGGTCGGCTCCTCGGGTGCCTTCCTGTCCTACGTGATGTGCAAGGCGATGAACCGCTCGTTCATCTCCGTCATCGCCGGTGGCTTCGGCATCGAGGCCGGTCCGTCCGCGGACAAGGACTACGGCGAGCACCGCGAGACCAACGCGGAGGCCGTTGCCGAGATGCTGGGCGACGCCAAGTCGGTCATCATCACCCCGGGCTACGGCATGGCCGTCGCCCAGGCGCAGTACGGCGTGGCCCAGCTGACCAGCAAGCTTCGCGACAAGGGCGTCGACGTCCGCTTCGGCATCCACCCCGTCGCCGGTCGCCTGCCCGGTCACATGAACGTGCTCCTGGCCGAGGCGAAGGTCCCCTACGACGTCGTGCTCGAGATGGACGAGATCAACGACGACTTCGCGGAGACCGACGTGGTCCTGGTGATCGGCGCGAACGACACCGTGAACCCGGCCGCCTCGGAGGACCCGACCAGCCCGATCGCCGGCATGCCGGTGCTCACCGTCTGGGAGGCCAAGAACGTGGTCGTCTTCAAGCGGTCGATGGCCTCGGGTTATGCCGGTGTGCAGAACCCGCTGTTCTTCCGCGAGAACTCGGCGATGCTCTTCGGTGACGCCAAGGACCGCGTGGAGGACATTCTCCGCGCACTCTGA
- the trxA gene encoding thioredoxin: protein MSSIDLGAANFESTISENDIVLVDFWASWCGPCRQFAPIYEAAAEANDDIVFGSINTEEEQQLAAAAKVSSIPTLMAFKGGKLVFNQAGALPADALDQLITAVRELDMSKVEQA, encoded by the coding sequence ATGTCTTCCATCGACCTTGGTGCAGCGAACTTTGAGTCCACGATCTCCGAGAACGACATCGTGCTCGTCGACTTCTGGGCCTCCTGGTGTGGCCCGTGCCGCCAGTTCGCACCGATCTATGAGGCCGCAGCAGAGGCGAACGACGACATCGTATTCGGCTCGATCAACACCGAGGAGGAGCAGCAGCTCGCCGCCGCCGCAAAGGTCTCCTCCATCCCCACGCTGATGGCCTTCAAGGGCGGGAAGTTGGTCTTCAACCAGGCCGGCGCGCTGCCCGCCGACGCTCTGGACCAGCTGATCACGGCGGTCCGTGAGCTGGACATGAGCAAGGTCGAGCAGGCCTGA
- a CDS encoding NADPH-dependent FMN reductase, with translation MTEHTVGYLIGSLSKDSINRRLATALISLAPDNLIFTEIETGDLPLYNRDLDADYPEPAQRLKEHLGSVDAFLFVTPEFNRAIPGTLKNAIDWGSRPWGSNSFSRKPSAVIGASPGKIGTAVAQQHLRSVLGFCDSPQMGAPEAYIHYTEGLVADDGSVTVPEVEEFLSDWMARFSEFVGRVRAVIPPEE, from the coding sequence ATGACCGAGCACACCGTCGGCTACCTGATCGGCAGCCTCTCCAAGGACTCCATCAACCGTCGCCTCGCCACCGCGCTGATCTCCCTGGCACCGGACAACCTCATCTTCACCGAGATCGAGACCGGCGACCTGCCGCTCTACAACCGTGACCTGGATGCGGACTATCCCGAGCCGGCCCAGCGGCTCAAGGAGCACCTCGGCTCGGTCGATGCCTTTCTGTTCGTCACGCCGGAGTTCAACCGCGCGATTCCCGGGACGCTGAAGAACGCGATCGACTGGGGCAGCAGGCCGTGGGGCTCGAACTCGTTCTCCCGCAAGCCGTCCGCGGTGATCGGTGCCTCGCCCGGGAAGATCGGCACCGCCGTCGCCCAGCAGCACCTGCGCAGCGTGCTCGGCTTCTGCGACTCGCCGCAGATGGGGGCGCCCGAGGCCTACATCCACTACACCGAGGGACTGGTCGCGGACGACGGGTCCGTCACCGTGCCCGAGGTGGAGGAGTTCCTCAGTGACTGGATGGCCCGGTTCTCCGAGTTCGTCGGTCGGGTCCGCGCGGTGATTCCTCCGGAGGAGTGA
- a CDS encoding anthranilate synthase component II, whose translation MAPTPGRVVVVDHHDSYVWNLVHLVAAVTSELPVVVQHDEVEATYLLDFERIVLSPGPGHPANPGDFAVGNEVLLAGTTPVLGVCLGMQGLVTAYGGVVDRIAPAHGEVATVEHDGSSVFAGLASPLQAVRYHSLAALEVPGDLRVTAVCAGSGGEVVMGVRHRTLPLHGVQFHPESILSQHGQRLVENFLERPDD comes from the coding sequence ATGGCGCCCACCCCGGGCAGGGTCGTCGTGGTCGATCACCACGACTCCTACGTCTGGAACCTGGTGCACCTGGTGGCCGCGGTGACTAGCGAGCTGCCGGTGGTGGTCCAGCACGACGAGGTGGAGGCGACGTACCTCCTCGACTTCGAGCGGATCGTCCTCTCCCCGGGGCCGGGCCATCCGGCGAACCCGGGCGACTTCGCCGTCGGCAACGAGGTCCTGCTGGCCGGCACCACGCCGGTCCTCGGGGTGTGCCTGGGCATGCAGGGCCTGGTCACGGCGTATGGCGGGGTGGTCGACCGGATCGCACCCGCGCACGGTGAGGTCGCGACTGTCGAGCACGACGGGTCCTCGGTGTTCGCGGGGCTCGCCAGTCCGCTGCAGGCGGTGCGGTACCACTCGCTCGCGGCGCTCGAGGTGCCCGGCGACCTCAGGGTGACAGCGGTGTGCGCGGGCTCGGGTGGTGAAGTCGTGATGGGCGTGCGGCACCGGACACTGCCGCTGCACGGCGTCCAGTTCCACCCCGAGTCGATCCTGTCCCAGCACGGTCAGCGCCTGGTCGAGAATTTCCTGGAGCGTCCCGATGACTGA
- a CDS encoding anthranilate synthase component I family protein, translated as MTDPMTDPVARFEQIAAEHERCFWLDGGGARPWSGRRSILGWLDDNDTSLVHDATSRTVTRHRDGASEVAGSDIFEVLEAEMAGDDESVHWVGYFGYASRGDLPARVDPDDPMPTAVWMRTQNVETFIHPEPSPTRAPDSPAPPTAGDEAVPDDYAAAFARVQEHLHAGNSYEVNLTYRLGLAHDLDPVRAYLRLRAINPAPYAGFLQHRGTWLLSSSPERYATIDRNRTIETKPIKGTTPRGETPAQDEANRRHLSSDPKFRAENLMIVDLLRNDLAMVCEPGTVEVPVLMDVESYQSVHQLVSSVRGQLRDEISTVGALRALFPAGSMTGAPKLRTMQIIEEVEQTARGAYSGAFGWISGDGRADLGVVIRSLAGSRKGGWRIGTGGAITVASEVAEEYAESRWKAERLLAVRPGH; from the coding sequence ATGACTGACCCAATGACTGACCCGGTGGCCCGCTTCGAGCAGATCGCGGCCGAGCACGAGCGCTGCTTCTGGCTCGACGGCGGCGGCGCCCGTCCGTGGTCGGGGCGTCGCTCGATCCTCGGCTGGCTCGATGACAACGACACGTCACTGGTCCACGACGCCACCTCGCGCACGGTGACCCGACACCGGGACGGCGCCAGCGAGGTCGCCGGGAGCGACATCTTCGAGGTGCTCGAGGCCGAGATGGCCGGCGACGACGAGTCGGTGCACTGGGTCGGCTACTTCGGCTATGCCAGCCGCGGTGACCTGCCGGCCCGGGTCGACCCCGACGACCCGATGCCGACAGCGGTGTGGATGCGCACCCAGAACGTCGAGACCTTCATCCACCCCGAGCCGTCACCGACCCGCGCCCCGGACAGCCCTGCGCCGCCGACCGCGGGTGACGAGGCGGTCCCCGACGACTATGCGGCCGCGTTCGCCCGGGTCCAGGAGCACCTGCACGCGGGCAACTCCTATGAGGTGAACCTGACCTATCGCCTGGGGTTGGCGCACGACCTCGATCCGGTGAGGGCCTATCTGCGGCTCAGGGCGATCAACCCCGCGCCGTACGCCGGATTCCTCCAGCACCGCGGGACCTGGCTGCTCAGCTCATCGCCCGAGCGCTATGCCACCATCGACCGGAATCGCACGATCGAGACCAAGCCGATCAAGGGCACCACGCCGCGCGGTGAGACGCCGGCGCAGGACGAGGCGAACCGCCGCCACCTGTCCAGCGACCCGAAGTTCCGCGCAGAGAACCTGATGATCGTCGACCTGCTCCGCAACGACCTGGCCATGGTCTGCGAGCCCGGCACGGTCGAGGTGCCCGTGCTGATGGACGTCGAGTCCTACCAGAGCGTGCACCAGCTGGTCTCCAGCGTTCGCGGTCAGCTCCGCGACGAGATCAGCACGGTCGGCGCGTTGCGTGCACTCTTCCCGGCCGGCTCGATGACTGGTGCGCCGAAGCTGCGCACGATGCAGATCATCGAAGAGGTCGAACAGACCGCGCGGGGTGCCTACTCGGGTGCCTTCGGGTGGATCTCCGGCGACGGGCGTGCCGACCTGGGCGTGGTGATCCGCAGCCTCGCCGGGTCACGCAAGGGCGGCTGGCGGATCGGCACCGGCGGCGCGATCACGGTGGCTTCCGAGGTGGCCGAGGAGTATGCCGAGTCGCGTTGGAAGGCGGAACGGCTGCTCGCGGTGCGACCCGGCCACTGA
- a CDS encoding Re/Si-specific NAD(P)(+) transhydrogenase subunit alpha — translation MIIGVLREAQTGETRVAATPATVVQLLKLGYEVVVETGAGDASSFADEAYVEAGASIGDPFDADIVLGVNQPAAQQLDQLRQNATLIGILNARLDESVVADLTSRPITALSMDAVPRISRAQSLDVLSSMANIAGYRAVVEAAHVFGRFFTGQVTAAGKVPPAQVLVAGAGVAGLAAIGAAGSMGAVVKATDPRPEVADQVASLGGSYLSVESADVEVSATGYAKEMSDDYNTRAAALYAQTVPDIDIVITTALIPGRPAPTLLTAEMVASMKAGSVIVDMAAGSGGNVEGSVAGQVVETANGVTIIGYTDLAGRLPAQASQLYGTNLVNLLKLMTPEKDGMLVLDFDDVVQRSITVVRDGESTWPPPPVQVSAAPAAAPVEAKEEVVKKERKPLTPTAKLGAVLGAGLLLVLLVAASPAVLQGQLVIFALSIIIGYYVITGVHHALHTPLMSVTNAISGIIVVGALLQIGHDGTLITILAAAAILLASINIFGGFAVTRRMLAMFTRS, via the coding sequence ATGATCATCGGCGTCCTGCGGGAGGCACAGACCGGGGAAACCCGAGTCGCTGCGACCCCGGCCACCGTAGTCCAACTGCTCAAGCTCGGCTATGAGGTGGTCGTCGAGACCGGCGCGGGTGACGCGTCGAGTTTCGCTGACGAGGCCTATGTGGAGGCCGGAGCATCGATCGGCGATCCGTTCGACGCGGACATCGTCCTCGGCGTCAACCAGCCTGCCGCGCAACAGCTCGACCAGCTGCGCCAGAACGCGACGCTGATCGGCATCCTGAACGCGCGCCTGGACGAGTCGGTCGTTGCCGATCTGACCTCGCGCCCGATCACGGCACTGTCGATGGACGCCGTGCCGCGCATCTCGCGCGCCCAGTCCCTCGACGTGCTCTCCTCGATGGCCAACATCGCGGGCTACCGCGCCGTGGTCGAGGCCGCACACGTCTTCGGCCGGTTCTTCACCGGCCAGGTCACCGCCGCGGGCAAGGTTCCGCCGGCCCAGGTCCTGGTCGCAGGCGCCGGTGTCGCCGGTCTTGCCGCGATCGGTGCTGCCGGTTCGATGGGTGCCGTGGTCAAGGCCACCGACCCGCGTCCCGAGGTTGCCGACCAGGTCGCATCGCTGGGCGGGTCCTACCTCTCGGTCGAGTCGGCCGACGTCGAGGTCTCCGCCACCGGCTATGCCAAGGAGATGTCGGACGACTACAACACCCGTGCGGCCGCGCTCTATGCGCAGACCGTGCCGGACATCGACATCGTGATCACCACCGCGCTGATCCCGGGCCGTCCCGCGCCGACTCTGCTCACCGCGGAGATGGTTGCCTCGATGAAGGCCGGAAGCGTCATCGTGGACATGGCTGCCGGCTCCGGCGGCAACGTCGAGGGATCGGTCGCCGGCCAGGTCGTCGAGACCGCCAACGGCGTCACGATCATCGGCTACACCGACCTCGCCGGTCGCCTGCCTGCCCAGGCCTCGCAGCTCTACGGCACGAACCTGGTCAACCTGCTCAAGCTGATGACGCCGGAGAAGGACGGCATGCTCGTCCTCGACTTCGACGACGTCGTACAGCGCTCGATCACCGTCGTGCGCGACGGTGAGTCGACCTGGCCGCCGCCGCCCGTCCAGGTCTCGGCCGCTCCGGCAGCCGCGCCCGTGGAGGCCAAGGAGGAGGTCGTCAAGAAGGAGCGCAAGCCGCTCACCCCGACGGCCAAGCTCGGCGCCGTGCTGGGTGCCGGCCTGCTGCTCGTCCTGCTGGTCGCTGCCTCGCCGGCCGTGCTCCAGGGCCAGCTGGTGATCTTCGCGCTGTCGATCATCATCGGCTACTACGTGATCACCGGTGTGCACCACGCGCTGCACACCCCGTTGATGTCGGTGACCAACGCGATCTCCGGAATCATCGTGGTCGGCGCACTGCTGCAGATCGGCCACGACGGCACCCTGATCACCATCCTCGCGGCCGCCGCGATCCTGCTGGCCTCCATCAACATCTTTGGTGGCTTCGCGGTGACTCGCCGCATGCTCGCCATGTTCACCCGATCCTGA
- a CDS encoding pyrimidine dimer DNA glycosylase/endonuclease V, with protein MRIWSIHPEQLDVRGLVACWRETLLAQKVLQGLTKGYTRHPQLVRFRATDDPVQAIATYLHAVADEADARAYSFNRALLVAAPDPDLRIEVTDGQVDHEWQHLLAKLALRDPQRHDMLRAASPRVHPLFEVVPGPVADWEVR; from the coding sequence GTGAGGATCTGGTCCATCCACCCCGAACAGCTGGACGTGAGGGGCCTGGTCGCATGCTGGCGCGAGACCCTGCTCGCGCAGAAGGTGCTGCAGGGACTGACCAAGGGCTACACCCGCCACCCGCAACTGGTGCGCTTCCGCGCGACCGACGACCCGGTGCAGGCGATCGCGACCTACCTGCACGCGGTCGCGGACGAGGCGGACGCGCGCGCCTATTCCTTCAACCGTGCGCTGCTGGTGGCGGCGCCGGACCCCGATCTGCGGATCGAGGTGACCGACGGCCAGGTCGATCACGAGTGGCAGCACCTGCTGGCCAAGCTCGCGCTGCGCGACCCGCAGCGACACGACATGCTCCGCGCCGCGTCGCCGCGGGTGCACCCGCTGTTCGAGGTGGTTCCCGGGCCGGTGGCCGACTGGGAAGTTCGCTGA
- a CDS encoding anthranilate synthase family protein gives MTNAPASASPVRALLEELRSLEAWAVVRQKDSPTVSLIGGRRGEVAHLLDIPLEDGVPPEGRQFDRLVAVPFRQVAERGFDAIDDGTPLVVVDIDVEHHVPVADLVAALPAVPIEFTDRGGFEVSDDDYVKVVEKVIAEEIGNGEGANIVVGRNYRATLASWGADEVLTVLGRLLERERGAYWTYAFWTGERYLVGASPERHVSVAGGDVRMNPISGTYHLPKVAQAPEQTKAQLLDFLKDEKEIYELFMVVDEELKMMCDICTEGGQVLGPFLKPMTHLVHTEYLLAGRTNRDVREVLRDTMYAATLTGSPVENACRLIAEYEPEGRGYYGAALALFGRDGDGQPTLDSPIVIRSADVSVAGDLKVVAGATLVRDSDPATEVRETHAKAGGILSAFGLVPPAAAPPGSIGELTRDEDVLIALNARNQRLSKFWLTDQGGAEPDPRLKGMSAVILDGEDDFVNMLQHVLRVIGMSSSVVRHEDYSPEALAGHDLVIVGPGPGDPRDGDHPKIATFRAAVDGLLEARQPFLAVCLGHQTLCQRLGIPLAYKDIVFQGTQSPVEIDGRTERVGFYNTFVGRVTRDTVLPDGVLVETDRASGDVHLVAGETFRGIQFHAESILTENGYDLIHGLVRDLLV, from the coding sequence ATGACGAACGCCCCTGCCTCCGCCAGCCCGGTCCGGGCCCTCCTCGAGGAGTTGCGGAGCCTTGAGGCCTGGGCGGTCGTCCGGCAGAAGGACTCACCGACGGTCTCCTTGATCGGCGGGCGTCGCGGCGAGGTCGCACACCTGCTCGACATCCCGCTGGAGGACGGCGTACCGCCCGAGGGGCGACAGTTCGACCGGCTGGTCGCGGTGCCCTTCCGTCAGGTCGCCGAGCGTGGCTTCGACGCGATCGACGACGGTACGCCACTGGTCGTGGTGGACATCGACGTCGAGCACCACGTCCCGGTCGCGGACCTGGTCGCAGCGCTCCCCGCCGTACCGATCGAGTTCACCGACCGTGGTGGCTTCGAGGTCAGCGACGACGACTACGTCAAGGTCGTCGAGAAGGTGATCGCCGAGGAGATCGGCAACGGCGAGGGCGCCAACATCGTGGTCGGTCGCAACTATCGCGCCACCCTGGCCAGCTGGGGCGCCGACGAGGTGCTCACCGTGCTGGGCCGCCTGCTCGAGCGCGAACGAGGTGCCTACTGGACCTACGCGTTCTGGACCGGTGAGCGCTACCTGGTCGGGGCGAGCCCCGAGCGGCACGTGTCGGTGGCCGGCGGCGACGTCCGGATGAACCCGATCTCCGGCACCTATCACCTGCCCAAGGTGGCCCAAGCGCCGGAGCAGACCAAGGCTCAGCTCCTCGACTTCCTCAAGGACGAGAAGGAGATCTATGAGCTCTTCATGGTCGTCGACGAAGAGTTGAAGATGATGTGCGACATCTGCACCGAGGGCGGCCAGGTGCTGGGGCCGTTCCTCAAGCCGATGACCCACCTGGTGCACACCGAATATCTCCTCGCCGGGCGCACCAACCGCGACGTCCGGGAGGTCCTCCGGGACACGATGTACGCCGCCACTTTGACCGGCTCGCCGGTCGAGAACGCCTGCCGGCTGATCGCGGAGTACGAGCCCGAGGGGCGCGGCTACTACGGCGCCGCGCTCGCCCTCTTCGGTCGCGACGGCGACGGCCAGCCCACCCTGGACAGCCCGATCGTCATCCGCAGCGCCGACGTCAGCGTCGCCGGAGACCTCAAGGTCGTGGCCGGGGCGACCCTGGTCCGCGACTCCGACCCGGCCACCGAGGTCCGCGAGACCCACGCGAAGGCCGGCGGCATCTTGTCCGCCTTCGGCCTGGTCCCGCCGGCTGCGGCACCGCCCGGCAGCATCGGCGAGCTCACCCGTGACGAGGACGTGCTGATCGCGCTCAACGCCCGCAACCAACGGCTCAGCAAGTTCTGGCTGACCGACCAGGGCGGGGCGGAGCCCGATCCGCGGCTGAAGGGAATGAGCGCAGTCATCCTCGACGGTGAGGACGACTTCGTGAACATGCTCCAGCACGTGCTGCGGGTGATCGGGATGAGCTCGAGCGTGGTCCGCCACGAGGACTACTCGCCCGAGGCGCTGGCCGGGCACGACCTGGTCATCGTCGGTCCCGGGCCCGGCGACCCGCGCGACGGCGACCACCCGAAGATCGCCACCTTCCGCGCCGCGGTCGACGGCCTGCTCGAGGCGCGCCAGCCGTTCCTCGCGGTCTGCCTGGGCCACCAGACGCTGTGCCAGCGGCTGGGGATCCCCCTTGCCTACAAGGACATCGTCTTCCAGGGCACCCAGTCCCCGGTCGAGATCGACGGGCGCACCGAACGGGTCGGGTTCTACAACACCTTCGTCGGCCGGGTCACCCGTGACACCGTGCTGCCGGACGGGGTGCTGGTCGAGACGGACCGGGCCAGCGGTGACGTGCACCTGGTCGCCGGGGAGACGTTCCGCGGCATCCAGTTCCACGCCGAGTCGATCCTCACCGAGAACGGCTATGACCTGATCCACGGGCTCGTCCGGGACCTGCTGGTCTGA